In Methanobacterium veterum, a single genomic region encodes these proteins:
- a CDS encoding GTPBP1 family GTP-binding protein, with protein MTSSIYNITKKGERKNIEFKESLKKDYHLQKDRKQRLASQMKYRMERGSGEAIYFIGVDDDGNLLGLSDEKMEESLFVLKSIAEEINSTILKVEKYPGNNGDVARVFIGKKDLSKRDHMLVGVAGHVDHGKSTLIGTLTTGSLDDGSGRTRIFLDLQKHEIERGLSADLSFAIYGFCNREPVRVKNPLNKKEKAKAVEDCDKLICFVDTVGHEPWLRTTIRGIVGQKLDYGLVTIAADQGPTHITREHLGIIMAMDLPSIVVITKIDMVSAEKIKETKDEVFNLLKLVGRIPYMIKTCEDAKFVAEHANQHLVPVINVSSLTGDGLELLDELFLNLEVEAKEEDSLKPFMMYIDKIYSVVGVGAVVSGTVRQGRIKNGDKLLLGPDGTGKFMDVRAKSIEMHYYKKDYAEAGDVVGISIKGANIDDIKRGMILCDPNYEKRSVKKFEADVAILVHPTTIKEGYECITHIETIAETVIFEPLDKEYMSAGDTGKVKMQFKYRPFSVKEGQKIIFREGRSKGIGTITRIIE; from the coding sequence ATGACAAGCAGCATCTATAATATTACAAAAAAAGGTGAAAGAAAAAATATAGAATTTAAAGAAAGCCTTAAAAAAGATTATCATCTTCAAAAAGATAGAAAACAGCGCCTTGCATCCCAGATGAAATACAGGATGGAACGGGGTAGCGGAGAAGCTATTTATTTTATAGGTGTAGATGATGATGGAAACCTTCTGGGACTTTCAGATGAGAAAATGGAAGAATCATTATTTGTTTTAAAAAGTATCGCAGAAGAGATAAATTCCACTATTTTAAAAGTTGAAAAGTATCCTGGAAACAACGGCGATGTAGCTCGAGTTTTTATTGGTAAAAAAGATCTTTCTAAGCGAGACCACATGCTTGTAGGTGTTGCAGGACATGTAGACCATGGAAAAAGCACACTTATTGGGACCTTGACCACCGGCAGCCTGGATGATGGCTCCGGCAGGACGCGGATATTTTTAGATCTGCAGAAACATGAAATAGAGAGAGGGCTTTCAGCAGATCTCTCCTTTGCAATTTACGGATTCTGTAATAGGGAACCTGTAAGAGTTAAAAATCCGCTGAATAAAAAAGAAAAAGCAAAGGCTGTCGAAGACTGCGATAAACTCATATGCTTTGTAGACACTGTAGGCCATGAGCCGTGGCTTAGAACAACTATAAGGGGAATTGTAGGTCAAAAGCTAGACTATGGGCTCGTTACAATAGCTGCAGACCAGGGGCCAACCCATATTACCAGAGAACATCTGGGGATTATAATGGCTATGGATTTGCCGTCGATTGTTGTAATTACCAAAATTGACATGGTAAGTGCAGAAAAAATAAAAGAGACAAAAGATGAAGTATTCAATCTTTTAAAACTTGTTGGAAGAATTCCTTACATGATAAAAACATGTGAAGACGCTAAATTTGTGGCAGAACACGCTAATCAACATCTTGTCCCAGTGATAAATGTTTCTTCATTAACTGGAGATGGCCTGGAACTTCTTGATGAATTATTTTTAAACCTTGAAGTTGAGGCAAAGGAAGAGGATTCACTAAAACCATTCATGATGTATATAGACAAAATATACTCAGTAGTAGGTGTTGGGGCAGTTGTAAGCGGAACAGTGAGACAGGGGAGAATTAAAAATGGAGATAAGCTGCTTTTAGGCCCCGATGGAACTGGAAAATTTATGGACGTTAGGGCAAAATCCATTGAAATGCACTACTACAAAAAAGATTATGCCGAAGCTGGAGATGTCGTTGGAATCTCAATAAAAGGAGCAAATATCGATGATATTAAAAGAGGCATGATTTTATGTGATCCTAACTATGAAAAACGATCTGTTAAGAAATTTGAGGCGGATGTTGCCATATTAGTACATCCAACAACAATTAAAGAAGGTTACGAATGCATAACTCATATAGAGACAATTGCAGAAACTGTTATCTTTGAACCTCTTGATAAAGAGTATATGTCTGCTGGAGATACAGGTAAAGTTAAAATGCAGTTTAAATATAGGCCTTTTTCTGTTAAAGAAGGTCAGAAAATCATATTTAGAGAAGGTCGGAGTAAAGGAATAGGTACAATCACCAGGATCATTGAATGA
- a CDS encoding DUF1922 domain-containing protein: MYLIFRCNCGRAMYSKEGVIQKKCVCGKVFKVKSRRILAKTEDVQLAIQKVKELQEEKYGGAVFTTADKI; the protein is encoded by the coding sequence ATGTATCTCATATTTAGATGTAACTGTGGACGCGCAATGTACTCCAAAGAAGGAGTAATTCAAAAAAAATGCGTTTGCGGTAAAGTATTTAAGGTTAAAAGTCGGCGTATCCTTGCAAAAACTGAAGATGTGCAGTTAGCCATCCAGAAAGTTAAAGAATTACAGGAAGAGAAATACGGCGGCGCTGTTTTTACAACCGCCGATAAAATCTGA
- a CDS encoding TraB/GumN family protein, whose translation MAPESLEIIGTAHVSEKSVEKVRNTILEKKPDVVAIELDINRYTNLLNEKEGVETPKEEFQIKKLIKGDNLTLFLVSGFLSYMQRRIGDDVGVKPGSEMMAAIEAANEIGAKIALIDRDISITLNRALNKMSIIEKMKFIYGLIASFFSKDEEIEDIESITEGDALEEVMEYFKEMSPKAYDVLVNERDQYMARMLTDIPDESVVAVVGAGHKEGLTKYINNPEDIPPLYDLLGVEKSRFSFMQILLFLIPVVFIAVFAMAFFSGINIQTSILQYVLLTSGLSFAGCILSGSKIYSAVTAFIVAPLTVLHPLLAAGWFSGLVEAKGRKVGMDDLADFKDCESLRDFWDNNLFRVLIVVVGTNIGAMIGAFLTIPNVFYPLILKISAIINPIIITIFNTLNPILGKIFGWG comes from the coding sequence ATGGCACCAGAATCACTTGAAATAATCGGAACAGCGCATGTATCAGAAAAAAGTGTTGAGAAAGTTCGAAATACTATTTTAGAGAAAAAACCAGACGTTGTAGCTATTGAACTAGACATTAATCGTTATACTAATTTATTAAACGAAAAAGAAGGAGTTGAAACTCCTAAAGAGGAGTTTCAGATTAAAAAACTGATTAAAGGTGACAACCTGACCTTATTCTTAGTTAGCGGATTTTTATCATATATGCAGCGCAGAATAGGTGATGATGTAGGTGTTAAACCGGGATCAGAGATGATGGCAGCAATAGAAGCTGCGAACGAAATAGGTGCAAAAATTGCCTTAATAGACCGTGACATTTCAATAACCCTGAACCGTGCATTAAACAAAATGAGCATCATCGAAAAAATGAAGTTCATATACGGCTTAATAGCATCCTTCTTCAGCAAAGATGAAGAAATTGAAGATATTGAAAGTATAACCGAAGGAGATGCTCTTGAAGAGGTCATGGAATATTTCAAGGAAATGTCGCCCAAAGCATATGATGTTCTGGTAAATGAAAGGGACCAGTATATGGCAAGAATGCTTACAGATATTCCAGATGAAAGCGTAGTTGCAGTGGTAGGTGCCGGGCATAAAGAGGGACTTACAAAATATATCAATAATCCAGAAGATATACCTCCACTTTACGACCTCCTAGGCGTTGAAAAATCCAGATTTTCATTCATGCAGATCCTGCTGTTTTTAATACCCGTTGTTTTCATCGCAGTGTTTGCAATGGCCTTTTTTAGTGGAATTAATATACAGACCAGCATCCTCCAATACGTGCTGCTAACAAGCGGATTGTCCTTTGCAGGTTGTATTTTATCTGGATCAAAGATTTATTCTGCAGTAACAGCATTTATTGTGGCCCCCTTGACAGTTTTACATCCACTTCTTGCTGCAGGATGGTTTTCAGGACTTGTAGAAGCCAAAGGAAGAAAAGTAGGAATGGATGACCTGGCAGACTTTAAAGACTGCGAAAGTTTAAGGGACTTTTGGGATAACAACCTCTTTAGAGTTTTAATAGTTGTTGTTGGAACTAACATTGGTGCCATGATAGGGGCCTTCCTTACGATACCCAATGTATTTTATCCATTAATTCTTAAAATTTCTGCAATCATTAATCCAATAATTATTACAATTTTTAACACACTCAACCCAATATTAGGCAAAATTTTTGGATGGGGATGA
- the comB gene encoding 2-phosphosulfolactate phosphatase gives MLVSLSLDKSISKDVAIMVDVLRASATINVALNNFNKVIAVKDKNKAIELAKKYNAVLAGERDGAPIPGFDTGNSPVAIQNFSGDTLVLTTTNGTRILEGMKATAMVGSFVNAKAVAQKASEIAEDHIEIVMAGVRGRFAIEDFLGAGEIISYLKNCELDEMAMAAYMASRDEKMVKNAIMNSRSSLTLQKLGFLEDIKFSIKKNIYDIIPIYEKGIIKNYTN, from the coding sequence ATGTTGGTTTCTTTAAGTTTAGATAAATCAATCTCTAAAGATGTTGCAATTATGGTAGATGTTTTAAGAGCTAGCGCTACTATAAATGTTGCTCTAAATAATTTTAATAAAGTTATAGCCGTAAAAGATAAAAATAAAGCAATAGAACTTGCCAAAAAGTACAATGCAGTTCTTGCAGGTGAAAGAGATGGGGCTCCTATTCCAGGATTTGATACTGGAAATTCACCAGTTGCAATACAAAATTTCAGTGGAGATACACTTGTGCTTACCACTACAAATGGTACTCGAATTCTTGAAGGAATGAAAGCAACAGCAATGGTTGGATCATTTGTAAATGCAAAAGCTGTAGCCCAAAAAGCTTCTGAAATTGCTGAAGACCATATAGAAATAGTAATGGCGGGAGTTAGAGGAAGATTTGCAATTGAAGATTTCCTTGGAGCTGGAGAAATAATATCTTATCTTAAAAATTGCGAACTTGATGAAATGGCCATGGCAGCATACATGGCATCAAGAGACGAAAAAATGGTTAAAAACGCAATCATGAATTCAAGGTCTTCTTTGACCCTCCAAAAACTTGGATTTTTGGAAGACATAAAGTTTAGTATTAAAAAAAATATATATGATATTATCCCCATATATGAAAAAGGGATCATTAAGAATTATACAAACTAA
- a CDS encoding TRAM domain-containing protein produces MFGTDQGPKTAPISEGEEYDVKIEDVGKEGDGITRINGFVVFVPGTKAGEEVKVKIVSVRRRFGFAEKIS; encoded by the coding sequence TTGTTCGGAACAGATCAAGGTCCAAAAACTGCCCCTATTTCAGAAGGGGAAGAATATGATGTGAAGATAGAAGATGTGGGTAAAGAAGGCGACGGAATTACCCGTATAAATGGTTTTGTGGTATTTGTACCCGGTACAAAAGCTGGAGAGGAAGTTAAAGTTAAAATTGTTTCTGTAAGAAGACGTTTTGGTTTTGCTGAAAAAATTAGTTAA
- a CDS encoding PRC-barrel domain-containing protein, translating into MKIDDIKGKEVIDEKGNVVGEVEDIDLDFRNRRIEGLVLREASITGKIGRGETKLIPCNMVDAIGEKVLLKGKPLTQEDLDVITGGE; encoded by the coding sequence ATGAAAATAGACGATATTAAAGGTAAAGAAGTAATAGATGAAAAAGGAAATGTAGTTGGAGAAGTAGAAGATATTGATTTAGATTTTAGAAACCGCAGAATTGAAGGTCTTGTACTTCGAGAAGCAAGTATAACTGGTAAAATAGGGCGTGGGGAAACCAAGCTTATTCCATGCAATATGGTCGATGCAATTGGAGAAAAAGTACTTTTAAAAGGAAAACCACTTACTCAAGAAGATTTAGACGTTATAACTGGTGGAGAATAA
- a CDS encoding methanogenesis marker 7 protein, with the protein MYETLTYTGGVHKHEEITELIEDLGGFVLQENLSQMDLVITLAVPIEDVDKVQEKAKELLGTVKIAPMAGTEIAIVSPTLARQHLPHSACDISEYLRRYGAKDNMIGLSRGAGKGISRISQDEKKLIEEHDLAVFALGSFRECILDKIHLFEDLEIPVVVTGAPDIDVEDIPGASAYVGGLGRIPSRLKRGEHIRALRSLAETVEGILDDRRKEIIEDPPIVPSILVKTEIENQIPAVTDVYSPAPVVSQLDGVRVKLNYDEYKDKIGKVKVDEYILEDVSEIRRSLMYDYILVKLLPESSIL; encoded by the coding sequence ATGTATGAAACCTTAACTTACACTGGAGGAGTTCACAAGCATGAAGAGATTACAGAGCTTATAGAAGATCTGGGTGGATTTGTACTTCAGGAAAACCTGAGTCAAATGGATCTCGTTATAACACTTGCCGTTCCAATAGAAGACGTGGATAAAGTCCAGGAAAAGGCAAAAGAACTCCTTGGAACAGTAAAAATCGCCCCAATGGCAGGTACAGAGATTGCTATAGTTTCTCCAACTCTTGCAAGGCAGCACCTTCCCCATTCTGCGTGTGATATTTCAGAATATCTCAGGAGATATGGGGCAAAGGACAACATGATTGGGCTTTCCCGTGGAGCTGGAAAGGGTATATCCAGAATTTCACAGGATGAAAAAAAGCTAATCGAAGAACATGATCTGGCTGTTTTTGCACTTGGAAGCTTTAGGGAGTGTATATTAGATAAAATACATCTTTTTGAAGACCTTGAAATCCCTGTAGTCGTAACTGGAGCTCCAGATATAGATGTCGAGGATATTCCGGGGGCAAGTGCATATGTTGGGGGATTGGGTAGAATTCCAAGCAGGCTTAAACGTGGAGAACATATAAGGGCACTTAGAAGTCTGGCTGAAACTGTTGAGGGAATTCTTGATGATAGAAGGAAAGAAATAATTGAAGATCCACCTATTGTACCTTCAATACTTGTAAAAACGGAGATTGAAAACCAGATACCTGCAGTAACAGATGTTTATTCACCAGCACCAGTTGTAAGTCAGCTGGATGGGGTAAGGGTTAAACTGAATTATGACGAATATAAAGATAAAATTGGAAAAGTTAAGGTGGATGAGTACATTTTAGAAGATGTTTCCGAAATAAGGAGATCTTTGATGTACGATTATATTCTGGTTAAGCTGTTACCTGAATCTTCTATTCTTTAG
- a CDS encoding metallophosphoesterase, whose protein sequence is MRRIIQLALFLSVFFLGFLAIDYYIFNRLGMLLGVSQTIITMLVIIFTAAYPVAAILEGTLSNEFTRTVYMLSATWMGVALVLGYTLIGYEIVNFVFNIPPFTAGIAVIIVASVISAYSIFNSLYLNIREIEIPISNLERELRIAQISDTHIGPIRNSGFMEEIVKKISILNPDLVLITGDLVEGTVGLHPSMFDSINKLKSRIFFVTGNHDMYEGLENVFEVLKSTNINILRNEVVEFEGLQIVGVGYSTQRNYLKTVLPGLNIDKSKPSLLMYHVPIEVEFASEAGIDLQLSGHTHKGQIFPLNFLGRLVFPYFHGLYNHNGTQVYVSPGTGTWGPPMRSGSRSEITLINLKKK, encoded by the coding sequence ATGAGGAGAATTATTCAGCTTGCTTTATTCTTATCCGTATTTTTCTTAGGATTCTTAGCTATTGATTATTATATCTTTAATAGATTAGGCATGCTGTTAGGTGTATCTCAGACTATAATCACAATGCTGGTAATTATATTTACCGCTGCTTATCCTGTTGCAGCGATACTTGAAGGTACATTGTCCAATGAATTTACACGTACAGTTTACATGTTATCTGCTACGTGGATGGGTGTTGCACTTGTTTTAGGGTATACCCTCATTGGTTATGAAATAGTGAACTTTGTATTCAATATTCCTCCATTTACTGCAGGAATTGCAGTAATTATAGTCGCTTCAGTTATAAGTGCATATTCAATTTTTAACAGCTTATATCTGAATATTAGGGAAATTGAGATACCAATATCAAATTTAGAGCGAGAGTTGAGAATTGCTCAAATAAGTGATACTCATATTGGACCTATTAGAAATTCCGGATTTATGGAAGAAATAGTTAAAAAAATTAGCATTTTAAATCCAGATCTAGTATTAATAACCGGAGATCTTGTTGAAGGAACTGTAGGTTTACATCCTTCTATGTTTGATTCAATTAATAAACTTAAATCCCGGATTTTTTTTGTAACAGGCAATCATGATATGTATGAAGGGCTGGAAAACGTTTTTGAGGTTCTTAAATCTACAAATATTAATATACTGCGGAATGAAGTGGTTGAATTTGAAGGTTTGCAGATAGTTGGGGTGGGGTATTCAACTCAAAGAAATTACCTTAAAACTGTACTTCCGGGGTTAAATATTGATAAATCAAAACCTTCACTTCTCATGTATCACGTACCTATAGAAGTTGAATTTGCAAGTGAAGCAGGTATTGACCTGCAGCTTTCAGGACACACTCATAAAGGGCAGATATTCCCATTGAATTTCCTTGGAAGACTTGTTTTTCCGTATTTCCATGGATTATATAATCATAATGGAACACAGGTTTATGTATCTCCGGGAACTGGAACATGGGGCCCCCCAATGAGATCGGGTTCTAGAAGTGAAATAACTTTAATTAATCTCAAAAAGAAGTAA
- a CDS encoding DUF134 domain-containing protein produces the protein MVRPRRFRRIFQEHQIRCFRPDLNGDICHADPVEVTMDELEAIRLKDYQDIKQGKAAEIMDISQPTFHRILNLARGKVAKALIEGKMIKIKGGNFVADKERYKCKSCSFEWYSPEKEYEKCPDCGSEHIHKISTVEEAQTPTGQPGMGMRRGFSGGRGAGQPRVCKCPNCGYESPKTPGVPCRNTKCPECSTPLCGAD, from the coding sequence ATGGTGAGGCCGAGAAGATTCAGAAGAATATTCCAAGAGCATCAAATCAGGTGTTTCAGGCCAGATTTAAATGGAGATATTTGCCATGCTGATCCAGTAGAGGTTACAATGGATGAACTTGAAGCAATAAGGTTAAAAGATTATCAAGACATTAAACAAGGAAAAGCAGCAGAGATCATGGATATTTCACAACCCACATTTCACAGAATTTTAAATCTGGCCCGAGGAAAAGTTGCAAAGGCCCTTATTGAGGGTAAAATGATTAAAATTAAAGGGGGAAATTTCGTGGCAGATAAAGAAAGGTATAAATGTAAAAGCTGTAGTTTTGAATGGTACAGCCCTGAAAAAGAATATGAAAAATGTCCGGACTGTGGATCAGAGCATATTCATAAAATCAGCACAGTTGAAGAGGCTCAAACACCCACAGGACAACCTGGAATGGGAATGAGAAGAGGATTTAGTGGTGGAAGGGGAGCAGGCCAACCTAGAGTTTGTAAATGTCCGAATTGCGGATATGAATCTCCTAAAACACCGGGAGTCCCATGTAGAAACACCAAATGTCCAGAATGTAGTACTCCCCTATGTGGGGCAGACTAG
- a CDS encoding NifB/NifX family molybdenum-iron cluster-binding protein, producing MVKITVICMPTIDESGLLSDISTHFGKTTYFTFIRLENGEIKNINVTEILGKHKGGSKTPSEIIIDSGADVLICGNLGSKAVSMLRGGGMEIFSGASGKVKDILKEWKMGNLAVADENSCNEKGC from the coding sequence ATGGTGAAAATAACTGTTATTTGCATGCCTACCATTGATGAAAGCGGTTTACTATCAGATATTTCCACGCACTTCGGAAAAACTACCTACTTTACTTTCATCAGACTTGAAAATGGTGAAATTAAAAATATTAACGTAACTGAAATTTTAGGTAAACATAAAGGAGGTTCTAAAACCCCTTCAGAGATAATAATTGACTCTGGAGCGGATGTACTGATCTGCGGAAATTTAGGGTCAAAAGCAGTTTCTATGCTGCGTGGCGGTGGAATGGAAATATTTTCAGGAGCATCTGGAAAAGTTAAAGACATTTTAAAAGAGTGGAAAATGGGAAATCTAGCAGTCGCAGATGAAAATTCATGTAACGAAAAGGGCTGTTAA
- a CDS encoding Mrp/NBP35 family ATP-binding protein — protein sequence MITEQENQEQKLAYMQQDIIITKRMDQIKHKIAVMSGKGGVGKSTMAVNIAASFANKGYKTGILDVDIHGPNVPKMLKIGKIGLKVNEEGILPVEAGENLKVMSSQFLLSDENSPIIWRGPKKTAAIRQFLSDVSWGNLDILIIDCPPGTGDEHLAILQSIPSIDGIIMVTTPHTVSLDDVEKSINMAKSLKIRLLGIIENMSGLICPECETEIPIFGNGGGSEIASKTETQLLGAVPIEVSPKEHNGLLIENKESKTSEKILKIVAKIENMVLNNGST from the coding sequence ATGATTACAGAACAGGAAAATCAGGAACAGAAATTAGCTTACATGCAGCAGGATATTATCATTACAAAGAGAATGGACCAGATAAAACATAAAATTGCAGTTATGAGTGGAAAAGGAGGGGTAGGCAAATCTACAATGGCAGTGAACATTGCAGCATCTTTTGCAAACAAAGGTTACAAAACAGGTATTCTGGACGTGGATATACATGGTCCTAACGTTCCAAAAATGCTCAAAATTGGAAAAATAGGCCTTAAAGTTAATGAAGAGGGAATATTGCCGGTAGAGGCAGGAGAAAACCTGAAAGTAATGTCTTCACAGTTCCTTTTATCTGATGAAAATTCACCAATAATATGGAGAGGTCCTAAAAAGACGGCGGCAATAAGACAATTTCTTTCAGATGTATCCTGGGGTAATCTTGATATCCTGATAATTGACTGCCCTCCAGGCACTGGTGACGAGCATTTAGCAATTTTACAGTCAATTCCATCCATTGATGGGATAATAATGGTCACCACGCCCCACACAGTATCTTTAGATGATGTGGAAAAATCCATAAACATGGCTAAAAGCTTAAAAATCAGGTTACTGGGAATCATAGAAAACATGTCTGGACTTATCTGTCCTGAATGTGAGACTGAGATACCCATATTTGGAAATGGAGGGGGCAGTGAAATAGCATCAAAGACAGAGACACAGCTATTAGGTGCTGTTCCTATTGAAGTTAGTCCTAAAGAACATAATGGGTTGTTAATTGAAAATAAGGAGTCTAAAACCTCGGAAAAAATACTGAAAATTGTAGCTAAAATTGAGAATATGGTACTAAATAATGGATCTACATGA
- a CDS encoding 4Fe-4S dicluster domain-containing protein has translation MVRIIIDYDKCDGEKCEECADVCPMEVLILDGDKIVIQNIDECSLCESCMDVCPNEALKIEDD, from the coding sequence ATGGTCAGAATAATAATTGATTACGATAAATGTGATGGGGAAAAATGTGAAGAATGCGCAGATGTATGTCCTATGGAAGTCCTTATACTTGATGGAGACAAAATTGTGATTCAAAATATAGATGAATGCAGCTTGTGCGAATCCTGTATGGATGTATGTCCAAATGAAGCATTAAAAATTGAAGATGATTAA
- a CDS encoding radical SAM protein, producing the protein MKTVFGPVSSWRFGRSVGVDPLCRNACSFDCIYCQVGPTLDKTIQNDVFISTDRIKEDLKRILPGVSADIVTISGYGEPTLAENLDEIIEAVKEVTDLPVAILTNSSTLSLGKMRRILNEIDVVVAKLDAPDESLFEEINRPVKGLHFGNILKWIKKFKSSFNGRLELQTMFIEKNKDYAGELAKIAAEIQPDSVYINTPLRHSLEGPLSESQMSEIEGYFEGLNVSSVYNSKKYRSYKEMLKRRSIEG; encoded by the coding sequence ATGAAAACTGTATTTGGTCCTGTGTCATCCTGGCGATTTGGTAGGTCTGTAGGTGTAGACCCTTTATGTCGAAATGCTTGTTCTTTTGACTGTATATACTGTCAGGTTGGCCCAACGCTAGACAAGACAATCCAAAATGACGTATTTATAAGTACAGATAGGATTAAAGAAGATTTAAAAAGAATTCTGCCAGGGGTAAGTGCGGATATAGTGACAATTTCAGGTTATGGTGAGCCGACCCTTGCAGAAAACCTTGATGAGATAATTGAAGCTGTAAAAGAAGTTACAGATTTACCAGTTGCCATCTTAACAAATTCTTCAACACTTTCTTTGGGGAAAATGAGAAGGATTTTGAATGAAATTGATGTAGTTGTAGCAAAACTGGATGCCCCTGATGAGTCTCTTTTTGAAGAAATAAATCGTCCAGTAAAAGGCCTACATTTTGGAAATATATTAAAATGGATTAAAAAATTTAAAAGTTCTTTTAATGGAAGATTAGAACTTCAAACTATGTTTATTGAAAAAAATAAGGATTATGCTGGCGAATTAGCAAAGATTGCAGCTGAAATTCAGCCGGATAGCGTTTATATAAATACTCCGTTAAGGCATTCCCTTGAAGGTCCTTTGTCAGAGAGTCAGATGTCTGAAATTGAGGGATATTTTGAAGGATTGAACGTATCTTCTGTTTATAACTCTAAAAAATACAGATCATACAAAGAAATGCTAAAAAGAAGATCGATAGAAGGATAA
- a CDS encoding cation diffusion facilitator family transporter, translating into MNNEAKNNLKKGGKAAIYSSLINLLLALVKGVIGFLSGSIALIADSIHSFSDIVASLAVYVGLKLSMRRPDEKFPYGYYKIESFTSLIVSVIIVITGIEIALDSYNAFLNPSTIEIPLVALFVAALSALVSFLLARYKQEIGRTIGSQALINDGKHSFIDIFSSIIVFVGILSSYMGYLRIQGISGILVALLIVYMGLKLAKDDILVLLDANMDPEKIEEIKTIAESVDGVEGVHAIKVRRSGPFVFAELHLQTKKGLSVENASEITGNIKKAVKGRIKNLDSLMVQIEPFKKERLRVAVLVENKNGLQSDISEHFARAPYILIADVANGRIISTVVKDNPGTTLEKKKGIETAEFLEKEKVDVLVSTGVGEGPKYALSDKSIDVMVPRGKNLEEMIMDVYK; encoded by the coding sequence ATGAATAACGAAGCTAAAAATAACTTAAAGAAAGGAGGAAAAGCGGCCATATATTCCAGCTTAATAAATCTTTTACTTGCATTAGTTAAAGGCGTAATTGGGTTTTTATCTGGAAGTATAGCTTTAATAGCAGATTCTATTCACTCTTTTTCTGATATAGTTGCATCTCTGGCTGTATACGTTGGATTAAAACTATCCATGCGAAGACCAGATGAAAAATTTCCTTATGGCTATTATAAGATTGAATCATTTACATCTTTGATAGTATCTGTAATAATAGTTATAACTGGTATAGAAATAGCTTTAGATTCTTATAACGCGTTTTTAAATCCAAGTACAATTGAAATACCTCTTGTTGCCCTTTTTGTTGCTGCTCTTTCGGCATTAGTTTCATTTTTACTTGCAAGATACAAACAGGAAATAGGTAGGACAATAGGCTCTCAGGCACTTATTAATGATGGAAAACACAGTTTCATCGATATATTTTCGTCAATAATCGTTTTTGTAGGTATACTTTCCTCTTACATGGGTTATTTAAGAATACAGGGGATTTCAGGAATCCTGGTTGCACTTTTAATCGTTTACATGGGCCTAAAATTGGCAAAAGATGATATATTAGTTCTTCTGGATGCCAACATGGATCCTGAAAAGATTGAAGAAATTAAAACTATTGCAGAAAGTGTTGATGGTGTTGAAGGGGTACATGCTATTAAAGTTAGAAGATCAGGTCCCTTCGTATTTGCAGAACTGCATCTTCAAACCAAAAAAGGATTATCAGTGGAAAATGCATCTGAGATTACAGGAAATATAAAAAAGGCCGTAAAAGGTAGAATTAAAAATTTAGACAGTTTAATGGTTCAGATAGAACCTTTTAAAAAGGAAAGGTTAAGGGTTGCAGTTCTTGTGGAGAATAAAAATGGTTTGCAGTCTGATATTTCTGAACATTTTGCCAGAGCGCCTTATATTTTAATTGCAGATGTGGCCAACGGCCGAATAATTAGTACTGTAGTTAAAGATAATCCCGGAACTACGCTGGAGAAAAAGAAAGGAATTGAAACTGCTGAATTTTTAGAAAAAGAAAAGGTAGATGTTTTGGTAAGTACTGGAGTGGGTGAAGGCCCAAAATACGCTTTATCAGATAAATCGATAGATGTCATGGTCCCAAGAGGTAAGAATCTTGAAGAAATGATAATGGATGTATATAAATGA